The Methyloferula stellata AR4 genome includes a window with the following:
- a CDS encoding ABC transporter permease, with the protein MIEPAMMETLRGARLSTTRLSTIASLAILIAITLACFLGPWLSPHAYDRVYRDYVLTGPSLVAHPSPEELDMSLSALTQRIHTEAAYTIEGDTLHLTLKSEAPIDPRVARYFDHSDLFGTAKIIGQAAGDHNLALDLPIRQIYFLFGTDANGRDLLTRTLIAGRISLAVGILASLVALLVGVAWGATAGYLGGSVDAIMMRIVEVVYALPFIFLVIVLVVVFGRNFVLIFVAIGAVEWLDMARIVRGQTLSIKRRDYVAAAEALGATTPAILWRHILPNAAGPIVAYLTVLVPRVILLESFVSFLGLGVQEPLTSWGILIADGARNIQASIHLLVFPALFLGLTLAALNQLGENWRDRLGVGSA; encoded by the coding sequence ATGATTGAGCCCGCCATGATGGAGACCCTGCGCGGCGCAAGGCTCTCGACCACAAGGCTCTCGACGATTGCGAGCCTCGCCATTCTTATCGCGATTACCCTCGCCTGTTTTCTGGGCCCATGGCTTTCGCCGCATGCCTATGACCGCGTCTATCGCGATTATGTCTTGACCGGGCCATCCCTCGTCGCGCATCCGAGCCCGGAAGAGCTCGACATGTCGCTCTCGGCGCTGACGCAGCGCATTCATACCGAAGCCGCCTACACGATCGAAGGCGACACGCTGCATCTAACGCTGAAAAGCGAAGCCCCGATCGATCCACGCGTCGCACGCTACTTCGATCATTCCGATCTTTTCGGCACGGCGAAGATCATCGGGCAGGCCGCGGGCGATCATAACCTCGCGCTCGACCTGCCCATCCGCCAGATTTATTTTCTCTTCGGCACCGATGCCAATGGCCGCGATCTTCTCACCCGCACGCTGATCGCCGGGCGCATCTCGCTCGCCGTCGGCATTCTGGCGTCGCTCGTCGCTCTTCTCGTCGGCGTCGCCTGGGGCGCGACGGCCGGCTATCTCGGCGGCAGCGTGGACGCGATCATGATGCGCATCGTCGAAGTCGTCTATGCGCTGCCCTTCATCTTTCTCGTCATCGTTCTCGTCGTCGTCTTCGGCCGCAATTTCGTTTTGATCTTCGTCGCGATCGGCGCGGTCGAATGGCTCGACATGGCGCGCATCGTGCGCGGCCAGACGCTTTCGATCAAACGCCGCGATTATGTGGCCGCGGCGGAAGCGCTCGGCGCGACGACGCCGGCCATCCTCTGGCGCCACATTCTTCCCAATGCGGCCGGGCCGATCGTCGCCTATCTCACCGTGCTCGTGCCGCGCGTGATCCTGCTCGAAAGCTTCGTGTCTTTCTTAGGGTTAGGCGTACAGGAGCCTTTGACGAGCTGGGGCATTCTCATTGCCGACGGCGCGCGCAATATCCAAGCCTCGATCCATCTCCTTGTCTTTCCCGCGCTGTTTTTGGGCCTGACTTTGGCCGCGCTCAACCAGCTCGGCGAGAATTGGCGCGACAGGCTCGGCGTGGGAAGCGCCTAG
- a CDS encoding peptide ABC transporter substrate-binding protein gives MVWHRGEYGDPGSLDPHKATTVLEGNVFTELYEGLVIHDGRGELQPGVAQSWDVNKDKTVYLFHLRPDAKWSNGDPVTADDFVFAFRRLMDPATGAPYANIFYTLKDAEEINKHHAPVETLGVRALSPIELEITLERPVPYFIEQLTHLTAYPLHRQSVEAYGNAFVKPGHLVSNGAFMLKSFMPNDRLVLVKNPYFHDAAHVALDKEIITPIEDRAAALRQFLAGEIDSYDDVPLDQIAFVRARLGDEFKVAPYLGGYYFAFDTRRPPFDDVRVRQALSMVVDREFLAGRIWGGTMTPGYSFVPPGIESYGEPSMVTWKDMSPFDREDEAKRLLQEAGFGPGGKKLEVEFRYNTSENHKATAVAVADMWRRIGVETRLINTDATSFYAFMRSKAPFEIMRFSWLGDYPDAQNFLFLAESNNPGLNVANFNNRDYDALMQAAATEPLPEKRQEILHQAETLLLAEQPYLVLLSYESHNIVSKKVQGWETNVIDHHPGRYISIAPAVTQ, from the coding sequence ATGGTCTGGCATCGCGGCGAATATGGCGATCCGGGTTCGCTCGATCCGCATAAGGCGACGACCGTTCTCGAAGGCAATGTCTTCACCGAACTCTATGAAGGGCTCGTCATCCATGACGGGCGCGGCGAGCTGCAGCCGGGCGTCGCCCAAAGCTGGGACGTGAATAAGGATAAGACCGTCTATCTCTTCCATTTGCGGCCGGACGCGAAATGGTCGAATGGCGATCCGGTCACGGCCGACGATTTCGTCTTCGCCTTTCGGCGCCTGATGGATCCGGCGACCGGCGCGCCCTATGCCAATATTTTCTACACGCTGAAAGATGCCGAGGAGATCAACAAACACCACGCGCCGGTCGAGACGCTCGGCGTGCGCGCGCTGAGCCCGATCGAACTCGAAATCACCCTGGAACGGCCGGTCCCCTATTTCATCGAGCAGCTCACCCATCTGACGGCCTATCCGCTCCACCGCCAATCGGTCGAGGCCTATGGCAACGCATTCGTGAAGCCGGGCCATTTGGTCAGCAACGGCGCCTTCATGCTGAAATCCTTCATGCCGAACGACCGGCTCGTGCTGGTGAAGAACCCTTATTTCCACGACGCGGCGCATGTCGCGCTCGACAAGGAGATCATCACGCCGATCGAAGACCGGGCCGCTGCCTTGCGGCAGTTCTTGGCCGGCGAAATCGATTCCTATGACGATGTACCGCTCGATCAGATCGCCTTTGTCCGGGCGCGGCTTGGCGATGAATTCAAGGTTGCGCCCTATCTCGGCGGCTATTATTTCGCCTTCGATACGAGACGCCCGCCTTTCGACGATGTCCGCGTGCGCCAAGCGCTCTCCATGGTCGTCGATCGCGAATTTCTGGCCGGCCGAATCTGGGGCGGGACGATGACGCCCGGCTATAGTTTCGTCCCGCCGGGCATCGAGTCCTATGGTGAACCTTCAATGGTCACATGGAAGGACATGAGCCCTTTCGATCGCGAAGACGAAGCCAAGCGCCTGTTGCAGGAGGCCGGTTTCGGGCCGGGCGGCAAAAAGCTCGAGGTCGAGTTTCGCTATAATACGTCGGAGAACCATAAGGCGACCGCCGTCGCGGTCGCCGATATGTGGCGGCGGATCGGCGTCGAGACGCGGCTCATCAATACGGATGCGACGAGCTTCTACGCTTTCATGCGCTCAAAGGCGCCGTTCGAGATCATGCGCTTCTCCTGGCTCGGCGATTATCCGGACGCGCAGAATTTTTTGTTTCTGGCCGAAAGCAACAACCCCGGTTTGAATGTCGCGAATTTCAACAATCGCGATTATGATGCCTTGATGCAGGCTGCCGCCACCGAACCCTTGCCCGAAAAACGCCAGGAGATCTTGCATCAGGCGGAGACGCTTCTTTTGGCCGAACAGCCCTATCTCGTGCTGCTCTCCTATGAATCGCATAATATTGTCTCGAAGAAAGTTCAGGGCTGGGAGACCAATGTGATCGATCATCATCCCGGCCGCTATATTTCGATCGCGCCGGCGGTCACGCAATGA
- a CDS encoding ABC transporter permease yields the protein MLRLILARIAAAVPTLLAIVTLSFFVMRLAPGGPFDSERGLDPEILKNVQHAYGLDLPLYKQYGLYLWNLLHGDLGPSLHWRDFSVNDIFKVALPISMQIGAEALAFALLVGVPLGMAAAIRPHGTVLWLARIVTLCGIAVPAFVVAPLLQVSFGLDLRWLPVAGWDDGDWRHQILPVFTLALPQIAVILRLTQAAMRDTLSAPFIRTLRAFGHSPSYIYLHAFRGACLPVLSYLGPAAAGLLTGTVVVETIFSIPGLGRYFVDGALGRDYTIVMGTVVTVAVFIIVFNLLVDLAYGLVDPRVRHD from the coding sequence ATGTTGCGTCTGATCCTCGCCCGCATCGCCGCCGCCGTCCCCACACTTCTCGCGATCGTGACGCTCTCCTTCTTCGTGATGCGGCTCGCGCCCGGCGGTCCCTTCGACAGCGAGCGCGGGCTCGATCCGGAGATTTTGAAAAACGTCCAGCACGCCTATGGGCTCGATCTGCCGCTCTATAAGCAATATGGGCTCTATCTGTGGAATCTCCTTCACGGCGACCTTGGCCCAAGCCTGCATTGGCGCGATTTCAGCGTGAACGATATTTTCAAAGTGGCCCTGCCGATTTCCATGCAGATCGGCGCCGAAGCGCTCGCCTTCGCTCTGCTCGTCGGCGTGCCGCTCGGCATGGCTGCGGCGATCAGGCCGCATGGGACAGTGCTTTGGCTGGCGCGTATCGTGACGCTTTGCGGCATAGCCGTGCCGGCTTTTGTCGTCGCGCCGCTGCTGCAAGTCAGTTTCGGGTTGGATTTGCGATGGCTGCCCGTCGCCGGCTGGGACGATGGCGATTGGCGCCATCAGATCCTGCCCGTCTTCACATTGGCCCTGCCACAGATCGCCGTGATTCTACGCCTTACTCAAGCCGCCATGCGCGATACGCTGTCGGCGCCGTTCATCCGCACGTTGCGCGCCTTCGGGCATTCGCCGTCATATATTTATCTTCATGCCTTTCGCGGTGCCTGTCTGCCGGTTCTCTCTTATCTCGGTCCGGCGGCGGCGGGACTTCTCACCGGAACCGTGGTGGTTGAAACGATCTTCTCGATCCCCGGCCTCGGCCGCTATTTCGTCGATGGCGCGCTCGGGCGCGACTATACGATCGTGATGGGCACTGTCGTCACCGTCGCCGTCTTCATCATCGTCTTCAATCTTCTCGTCGATCTCGCCTATGGGCTCGTCGATCCGCGAGTCCGGCATGATTGA
- a CDS encoding carbon-nitrogen hydrolase family protein codes for MKISLIQMNSISDKAANIAAAVKLIEQAVAEEKPDWVCLPECFDFLGGARADKFAAAERLPDGPAYNAMQALAKRHKIFIHAGSMLERAEGEDRIHNTTVAFDREGREIARYRKIHMFDITAPDGTRYEESASFKPGDAIATYACEDMTVGCSICYDLRFPDLFQALVAKGAEMIALPSAFTLQTGKDHWEVLCRARAIETETYFCAAAQTGTHLSGNEPRQTYGHSLVADPWGHVIAKASDGVGIVSARLDPTLVKKVRAQIPVAQHKVKLSEG; via the coding sequence ATGAAAATCTCCCTCATTCAAATGAACTCGATCAGCGACAAAGCCGCCAATATAGCGGCCGCCGTGAAGCTCATCGAGCAGGCCGTGGCGGAAGAGAAGCCCGATTGGGTCTGCCTGCCCGAATGTTTCGATTTTCTCGGCGGCGCCAGGGCCGATAAATTCGCCGCTGCCGAACGCCTGCCGGATGGGCCGGCCTATAACGCCATGCAGGCGCTCGCCAAACGCCACAAGATCTTCATCCATGCCGGCTCGATGCTGGAGCGCGCGGAAGGCGAAGACCGCATCCATAATACGACGGTTGCCTTCGACCGCGAAGGGCGCGAGATCGCCCGCTATCGCAAGATCCATATGTTCGACATTACTGCGCCGGACGGCACGCGCTATGAGGAAAGCGCCTCTTTCAAGCCGGGCGATGCCATCGCGACATATGCTTGCGAAGACATGACCGTCGGCTGCTCGATTTGCTACGATCTGCGGTTTCCGGATCTGTTTCAGGCGCTTGTCGCCAAGGGAGCCGAAATGATCGCGCTGCCTTCGGCCTTCACCTTGCAAACCGGCAAGGATCATTGGGAAGTGCTGTGCCGCGCCCGCGCGATCGAAACCGAAACCTATTTTTGCGCGGCGGCGCAGACCGGCACGCATCTATCCGGCAATGAACCGCGCCAGACCTATGGCCATTCGCTGGTCGCAGACCCCTGGGGTCATGTGATCGCGAAAGCTTCCGACGGCGTCGGCATCGTCTCGGCGCGGCTCGATCCGACGCTCGTCAAGAAAGTCCGCGCGCAGATCCCGGTGGCGCAGCATAAAGTGAAATTGTCGGAGGGATGA